The following proteins come from a genomic window of Hymenobacter canadensis:
- a CDS encoding HD domain-containing protein — protein sequence MNKKKIFNDPVYGFVTIPTELLFDLIEHSYFQRLRRIQQLGLTMFVYPGALHTRFHHALGAMHLMSLALRTLKDKGVAITAREGEAAQAAILLHDIGHGPLSHALERSIFHDVHHEEISLHLMQKLNAEFGGALDLAIDIFQGTYHRPFFHQLVSSQLDMDRLDYLNRDSFYTGVQEGRPGADRLIKMLTVVDEKLVLEEKAVYSIENFLVSRRLMYWQVYLHKTVTSAEQMVIRIMQRARDLVRSGVEVPASPNLHYFLSRNVTQAEFQADDQILRRFTRLDDTDVWSAVKLWADHPDKVLNFLAQSLLDRRLFKITLQSEPFEAEFQLGIVELIAERFNLTPDEATQLMIAGRISNNAYDAEGQDTIDVLTKRGRVVNVAEASDLPNIKALGQRVEKHYICYPKEIL from the coding sequence ATGAACAAAAAGAAAATCTTCAACGACCCGGTTTACGGCTTCGTCACCATCCCTACTGAGCTACTTTTCGACCTGATAGAGCACTCCTATTTTCAGCGGCTGCGGCGGATTCAGCAGCTGGGCCTAACCATGTTCGTGTATCCGGGGGCCCTGCACACGCGCTTCCACCACGCGCTGGGCGCCATGCACCTGATGTCGCTGGCGCTGCGCACGCTCAAGGACAAGGGTGTGGCCATCACGGCCCGCGAGGGCGAGGCCGCGCAGGCCGCCATTCTGCTGCACGATATCGGCCACGGCCCGTTGTCGCACGCGTTGGAGCGCAGTATTTTCCACGATGTACACCACGAGGAAATCAGCTTGCACCTGATGCAGAAGCTGAATGCTGAGTTTGGCGGGGCGCTGGATCTGGCCATTGACATCTTCCAGGGCACCTACCACCGGCCGTTTTTCCACCAGCTCGTGAGCAGCCAGCTCGACATGGACCGGCTGGACTACCTCAACCGCGACTCGTTCTATACCGGCGTGCAGGAAGGCCGCCCCGGCGCCGACCGCCTCATTAAGATGCTGACCGTGGTGGACGAAAAGCTGGTGCTGGAGGAAAAGGCGGTGTACAGCATCGAGAACTTTCTGGTGAGCCGGCGGCTGATGTACTGGCAGGTGTACCTGCACAAAACCGTCACGTCGGCCGAGCAGATGGTGATTCGCATCATGCAGCGGGCCCGCGACCTGGTGCGCAGCGGCGTGGAAGTTCCGGCCTCGCCCAACCTGCACTACTTCCTGTCGCGCAACGTCACGCAGGCCGAATTCCAGGCCGACGACCAGATCCTGCGCCGCTTCACCCGCCTCGACGACACCGATGTGTGGAGCGCCGTGAAGCTCTGGGCCGACCACCCCGACAAGGTGCTCAACTTCCTGGCCCAAAGCCTGCTCGACCGGCGGCTGTTCAAAATCACGCTCCAGAGTGAGCCGTTTGAGGCCGAGTTTCAGCTGGGCATCGTGGAGCTGATTGCCGAACGGTTCAACCTCACGCCCGACGAAGCCACCCAGCTGATGATTGCGGGCCGCATCAGCAACAACGCCTACGACGCCGAGGGCCAGGACACCATCGACGTGCTGACCAAACGCGGCCGCGTGGTGAATGTGGCCGAAGCCTCCGACCTGCCCAACATCAAAGCCCTGGGCCAGCGCGTGGAAAAGCACTACATCTGCTACCCGAAGGAGATTCTGTAA
- a CDS encoding DUF4197 domain-containing protein, protein MTVFRTLAVACTLALLAPAAAQAQTTKTTTAKKTTTTKKTTPVKKTTPVKKTTTTTTTAKAAVTKVVAPVVVPLTADEATGGLREALTQAVGKAVAQAGETDGFNANADIRIPFPPEAELVAATLRKLRAGALVDNFEVALNRAAETAATQAKPIFLNAVQNLSLQDALTLATSKESDAATTLLYEKTATDLRTAFQPTVQQSLEQTGAIKLYAEMVGRYNKIPLVTPLNPQLVPYATEKTVDGLFALMAVEEGRIRANPAAQGSALLKRVFGK, encoded by the coding sequence ATGACCGTTTTCCGTACGCTCGCCGTGGCTTGCACGTTGGCGCTGCTGGCGCCTGCCGCCGCTCAGGCGCAAACCACCAAGACCACCACCGCCAAGAAAACCACGACCACCAAAAAGACCACCCCGGTCAAGAAAACGACCCCCGTCAAGAAAACCACGACCACCACAACCACCGCCAAAGCGGCCGTGACGAAAGTGGTAGCGCCCGTAGTGGTGCCGCTGACGGCCGATGAGGCCACCGGTGGCCTCCGCGAAGCCCTGACGCAGGCCGTTGGCAAAGCCGTGGCCCAGGCCGGCGAAACCGACGGCTTCAACGCCAACGCCGATATCCGGATTCCGTTTCCGCCCGAAGCTGAGCTGGTGGCCGCTACGCTGCGCAAGCTGCGGGCCGGCGCGCTGGTTGATAACTTCGAAGTGGCCCTGAACCGTGCTGCGGAAACGGCTGCCACCCAGGCCAAGCCTATTTTCCTGAATGCCGTGCAGAACCTGAGTCTGCAGGATGCTCTCACGCTGGCCACGAGCAAGGAAAGCGACGCTGCTACCACGTTGCTCTACGAAAAAACTGCCACTGATCTGCGCACGGCCTTCCAGCCTACGGTGCAGCAGTCGCTGGAGCAGACCGGCGCCATCAAGCTCTACGCCGAAATGGTGGGCCGCTACAACAAAATTCCGCTCGTGACTCCGCTCAACCCGCAACTGGTGCCCTACGCCACCGAGAAAACCGTGGACGGCCTATTTGCGCTGATGGCCGTCGAGGAAGGCCGCATCCGGGCCAATCCCGCGGCCCAGGGCAGCGCGCTGCTTAAGCGCGTGTTTGGTAAGTAG
- a CDS encoding Uma2 family endonuclease — translation MAAQPQAFPSPKPFVTPEEYLAAEREAEFKHEYYQGEVTAMSGASRAHNLLVSNLIRGLGNLLGDRCNVFPSDMRVHVPANGLYTYPNVSVVCGEEQYLEGTHLDTLLNPVVLLEVLSVSTARNERGSKFLLYKSIPSLQHYVVVDSQRVKVYGHSRGPGEDWTIREYQGLGAVLSLPALALELPLHTIYRQLNLPE, via the coding sequence ATGGCCGCGCAACCACAAGCATTTCCTTCGCCCAAGCCGTTTGTCACGCCCGAAGAATATCTGGCGGCCGAACGGGAAGCCGAGTTCAAGCACGAGTACTATCAGGGCGAAGTCACCGCCATGTCGGGTGCCAGCAGAGCGCACAATCTGTTGGTTTCTAACCTGATTCGCGGGCTGGGCAACCTACTGGGCGACAGGTGCAACGTGTTTCCCAGCGACATGCGGGTGCACGTGCCGGCCAACGGCCTCTACACCTACCCCAACGTGTCGGTGGTGTGCGGCGAGGAGCAGTACCTCGAAGGCACCCATCTGGATACGCTACTCAACCCGGTGGTACTGCTGGAGGTGCTGTCCGTGTCGACGGCCCGCAACGAACGGGGCAGCAAGTTTCTGCTGTACAAGAGTATCCCCAGTTTGCAGCACTATGTGGTAGTAGACAGCCAGCGCGTGAAGGTGTACGGCCACTCGCGGGGTCCGGGCGAAGACTGGACTATCCGGGAGTACCAGGGGCTGGGGGCGGTGCTGTCGTTGCCGGCGTTGGCGCTGGAGCTGCCGCTGCACACCATATACCGGCAACTTAATCTGCCTGAGTAA
- the lpxA gene encoding acyl-ACP--UDP-N-acetylglucosamine O-acyltransferase, producing MNQPLAYIHPEAKIAQNVVVEPFTTIDKDVEIGEGTWIGPNVTIMAGARIGRNCKIFPGAVIAAMPQDLKFAGEKTTVHIGDNTVIRECVTVNRGTVDRLRTVVGSNCLLMAYVHVAHDCLIGDNCVLANGVQLAGHVEIGDHAIVGGTSAVHQFVKIGQHAMVSGGSLVRKDVPPFVKAGREPLTYAGINSIGLRRRGYSDQKISEIQQLYRLLFLGGMNNNDALDKIELELAPSPERDEVVNFVRNSGRGIIKGYSRGGNSAD from the coding sequence ATGAACCAGCCGCTCGCCTATATCCACCCGGAGGCCAAAATCGCACAGAATGTGGTAGTGGAACCTTTCACGACCATTGATAAGGACGTGGAAATCGGGGAAGGCACCTGGATTGGGCCCAACGTCACGATTATGGCGGGGGCCCGCATTGGCCGCAACTGCAAGATTTTCCCCGGCGCGGTGATTGCCGCCATGCCCCAGGACCTCAAGTTTGCGGGCGAGAAAACCACGGTCCACATCGGCGACAACACCGTTATCCGGGAGTGCGTGACCGTGAACCGCGGCACCGTAGACCGGCTCCGGACCGTGGTGGGCAGCAACTGCCTGCTGATGGCCTACGTGCACGTGGCCCACGACTGCCTGATTGGCGACAACTGCGTACTGGCCAACGGCGTACAGCTGGCCGGCCACGTGGAAATCGGCGACCACGCCATTGTGGGCGGCACCTCGGCGGTGCATCAGTTCGTGAAAATCGGGCAGCACGCCATGGTGTCGGGTGGCTCACTGGTGCGCAAGGATGTGCCACCGTTCGTGAAGGCCGGCCGCGAGCCGCTGACCTACGCCGGCATCAACAGCATCGGGCTGCGTCGTCGTGGCTACTCCGACCAGAAGATTTCCGAGATTCAGCAGCTCTACCGCCTGCTGTTTCTGGGCGGCATGAACAACAACGACGCCCTCGACAAGATTGAGCTGGAGCTGGCACCCTCACCGGAGCGCGACGAGGTGGTGAACTTCGTGCGCAACTCGGGCCGCGGCATTATCAAGGGCTACTCGCGCGGCGGCAACAGTGCAGATTGA
- a CDS encoding bifunctional UDP-3-O-[3-hydroxymyristoyl] N-acetylglucosamine deacetylase/3-hydroxyacyl-ACP dehydratase: MNDKQHTIKAPVTVSGIGLHTGVQATMTFCPAPVGHGYKFQRVDLPGQPVVDADVDNVVDLSRGTTIEQNGARVNTVEHTLAALVGLQIDNVLIQLDGPEPPIMDGSSHEFIVALEEAGLEEQNALRNYFEIPEEIRFLDNARGVEIAALPLNDYRLTVMVDYNSPVLGSQHASLTDISHFKTDIASSRTFCFLHELEALYKQNLIRGGDLSNAIVVVDRVVSEDELSELATMLGKPKVAVKKEGILNNVDLRHKNEPARHKLLDMVGDLALVGRPLKGQILAARPGHAANVAFAKKIKKKMLEADSSPIPSYDPSRTPVMDSNQIAATLPHRYPFLLIDKIIHLDATTVTGVKNVTINEPFFQGHFPGNPVMPGVLQIEAMAQTGGILVLNTVPDPENYWTYFMGIENCRFRRKVSPGDTLIFRCQLLAPIKRGIAKMKGQAFVNGKVVMEAEMSASIVRKEA; this comes from the coding sequence ATGAACGACAAGCAACATACTATTAAGGCGCCCGTGACGGTGAGCGGCATCGGCCTGCACACCGGCGTACAGGCCACCATGACGTTTTGCCCGGCGCCCGTCGGCCACGGCTACAAGTTTCAGCGGGTGGATTTGCCCGGCCAGCCCGTCGTGGATGCCGACGTGGACAACGTGGTAGACCTCTCGCGCGGCACCACCATCGAGCAGAACGGCGCCCGCGTCAACACTGTGGAGCACACGCTGGCGGCCCTCGTGGGTTTGCAGATCGATAACGTACTCATTCAACTCGACGGCCCCGAGCCGCCCATCATGGATGGCAGCAGCCACGAGTTTATTGTGGCGCTGGAAGAAGCTGGCCTTGAGGAGCAGAACGCGCTGCGCAACTACTTCGAGATTCCCGAGGAAATCCGCTTCCTCGACAACGCCCGCGGCGTGGAAATTGCCGCCCTGCCCCTCAACGACTACCGCCTCACGGTGATGGTCGACTACAACTCGCCAGTGCTGGGCTCGCAGCACGCCTCGCTCACCGATATCAGCCACTTCAAGACCGATATTGCCAGCTCCCGCACCTTTTGCTTCCTGCACGAGCTGGAGGCGCTCTACAAGCAAAACCTAATCCGCGGCGGCGACCTGAGCAACGCCATTGTGGTAGTCGACCGGGTGGTGAGCGAAGACGAGCTCAGCGAGCTGGCCACCATGCTGGGCAAGCCCAAAGTGGCCGTGAAGAAGGAAGGCATCCTCAACAACGTGGACCTGCGCCACAAAAACGAGCCCGCCCGCCACAAGCTCTTGGACATGGTCGGTGACCTGGCGCTGGTAGGGCGGCCGCTTAAAGGCCAGATTCTGGCGGCCCGCCCTGGCCACGCCGCCAATGTGGCCTTCGCCAAAAAGATCAAGAAGAAGATGCTGGAGGCCGATTCGTCGCCGATTCCCAGCTACGACCCCAGCCGGACACCGGTGATGGATAGCAACCAGATAGCCGCCACGCTGCCCCACCGCTACCCGTTCCTGCTCATCGACAAGATCATCCATCTCGACGCCACCACTGTGACGGGCGTGAAGAACGTGACGATCAACGAGCCGTTTTTTCAGGGCCACTTCCCCGGCAACCCGGTGATGCCCGGCGTGCTGCAGATTGAGGCCATGGCCCAAACGGGCGGCATTCTGGTGCTCAATACGGTGCCCGACCCGGAAAACTACTGGACCTACTTCATGGGCATCGAGAACTGCCGTTTCCGCCGCAAGGTGAGTCCCGGCGACACGCTCATTTTCCGCTGCCAGCTGCTGGCCCCTATCAAGCGGGGCATCGCCAAAATGAAGGGCCAGGCCTTCGTGAATGGCAAAGTGGTGATGGAAGCCGAAATGTCGGCCAGCATTGTCCGCAAGGAAGCGTAA
- a CDS encoding DUF4197 domain-containing protein: protein MNYRRFLVLPLLLAGLQLSASAQIFTLPKLGQLKLPLPTRGTATTTRSTGGVSNTEAANGLKEALVQGISKGTDQASQTDGFYLNKLIRIPFPPDAQRVANTLRTIGLGSQVDKFELSLNRGAEDAAKSAKPIFLSAIKSLTFSDVWNILTGEKNAATQYLQRTTSAQLSNAFKPIIQQSLSKVGATRYYTDLTTRYNQIPLVKPVQTDINQYATDRAIGGLFTLVAQEEANIRENPVARTTDLLRRVFGRKS from the coding sequence ATGAACTACCGCCGTTTCCTCGTATTGCCGTTGCTGTTGGCTGGCCTGCAGCTGAGCGCTTCCGCCCAGATATTTACGCTCCCCAAGCTCGGCCAGCTCAAGCTTCCGCTGCCTACCAGAGGTACTGCCACCACCACGCGCAGCACCGGCGGCGTCAGCAACACCGAAGCCGCCAACGGCCTGAAGGAAGCGCTGGTGCAGGGCATCAGCAAAGGCACCGATCAGGCCTCCCAGACCGACGGCTTCTACCTTAATAAGCTGATCCGGATTCCGTTTCCACCCGATGCGCAGCGCGTGGCCAACACGTTGCGCACCATTGGGCTGGGTAGCCAGGTCGATAAGTTTGAGCTGTCGTTGAACCGCGGGGCCGAGGATGCGGCCAAAAGCGCCAAGCCCATCTTCCTGTCGGCCATCAAAAGCCTCACGTTTTCGGACGTCTGGAACATCCTGACGGGCGAAAAAAACGCGGCCACACAGTATCTGCAGCGCACTACCAGCGCGCAGCTCAGCAACGCCTTCAAGCCCATCATTCAGCAGAGCCTGAGCAAAGTGGGCGCCACCCGCTACTACACCGACCTCACCACCCGCTACAACCAGATTCCGCTGGTGAAGCCCGTCCAGACCGACATCAACCAGTATGCCACCGACCGCGCCATCGGCGGCCTGTTTACGCTGGTGGCGCAGGAAGAAGCTAACATCCGTGAAAACCCGGTGGCCCGTACCACCGATTTGCTGCGCCGCGTGTTCGGCCGGAAGAGCTAA
- a CDS encoding M1 family metallopeptidase, whose product MKLPLLLAASLLPLTLAAQQLPVPVNLQATYAKGTRSETGAPGPKYWQNSAEYDINVSFDPATRRVAGTVDIAYQNASPDSLRQLLFKLYPNLYQQGAPRAGRIAPEDVSEGVKIEALSFDGQAQDVSKLRVQATNMPVRLPKALGPGRAVKVRVAYSYVLNKGSHMRTGEVEANSAFVAYFFPRVAVYDDIDGWNQFEYNGSQEFYNDFCTFRAAITVPRNFVVWATGDLLNPDQTLTKKYAQRLRDAERKDALTTIIGEADLKRQDITQPNAQNTWRFEAKDVVDFVFATTDHYVWQASSLVVDPATQRRTRVDAVYNPKHKDFEEVAQFNRRTVEAMSYTFPKWPFPYAHETVFDGLDQMEYPMMVNDNPVETRDDAITLTDHEVFHTMFPFYMGTNETKYGWMDEGWATIGEWLISPLIQPGFVDEYGIEPYAKGSAQEFDVPITTLSTQQTGTAFFLNSYPKPALGYLYVKDLLGDELFTKALHTYIRNWHGKHPMPYDFFNSMNTGAGQNLNWFWQRWFFDGGYPDLAIASVTKTATGHDIVVQAKGTKPVPVDLTVTYADGKTEKLHRTVAVWQAGNTSVTVPVAGTKAVKRVELGSTYVPDKNKADNVWEGK is encoded by the coding sequence ATGAAACTCCCGCTTCTCTTAGCTGCCTCCCTCCTGCCACTCACCCTGGCTGCTCAGCAGCTGCCCGTACCCGTCAATCTGCAGGCTACCTACGCCAAGGGCACCCGCTCCGAAACCGGCGCGCCTGGCCCGAAATACTGGCAGAACTCCGCCGAGTACGATATCAACGTCAGCTTCGACCCGGCTACGCGGCGCGTGGCGGGCACCGTGGACATTGCCTACCAGAACGCCAGCCCCGACTCGCTGCGGCAGCTGCTGTTCAAGCTCTACCCCAACCTCTACCAGCAGGGCGCGCCCCGCGCCGGCCGTATTGCGCCCGAGGATGTGAGTGAGGGCGTGAAGATTGAGGCCCTGAGCTTCGACGGACAGGCGCAGGACGTGAGCAAGCTACGCGTGCAGGCCACCAATATGCCGGTGCGGCTGCCGAAGGCGCTGGGACCGGGCCGCGCCGTGAAGGTACGGGTGGCGTACTCGTACGTGCTCAATAAAGGCTCGCACATGCGTACCGGCGAGGTGGAAGCCAATTCCGCTTTCGTGGCCTACTTCTTCCCGCGGGTTGCCGTCTACGACGATATCGACGGCTGGAACCAGTTCGAGTACAACGGCTCGCAGGAGTTCTACAACGACTTCTGCACGTTCCGGGCGGCCATTACGGTGCCGCGCAACTTCGTGGTGTGGGCTACCGGCGACCTGCTCAACCCCGACCAGACGCTCACCAAAAAGTACGCCCAGCGCCTGCGCGACGCCGAGCGCAAAGACGCCCTCACCACCATCATCGGCGAAGCCGACCTCAAACGCCAGGACATCACCCAGCCCAACGCCCAGAACACCTGGCGCTTCGAGGCCAAGGACGTAGTCGACTTCGTGTTTGCCACCACCGACCACTACGTGTGGCAGGCCAGCAGCCTCGTGGTAGACCCGGCCACCCAGCGCCGCACCCGCGTCGATGCCGTGTACAACCCTAAGCACAAGGATTTCGAGGAGGTGGCGCAGTTCAACCGCCGCACGGTGGAAGCCATGAGCTACACCTTCCCGAAGTGGCCCTTCCCCTACGCCCACGAAACCGTGTTCGACGGCCTCGACCAGATGGAGTACCCGATGATGGTGAACGACAACCCCGTGGAAACCCGCGACGACGCCATCACCCTCACCGACCACGAGGTGTTCCACACCATGTTTCCGTTCTACATGGGCACCAACGAAACCAAGTACGGCTGGATGGACGAGGGCTGGGCCACCATCGGCGAGTGGCTGATTTCGCCGCTCATTCAGCCGGGCTTCGTGGATGAGTACGGCATCGAGCCCTACGCCAAGGGCTCGGCGCAGGAGTTCGACGTGCCCATCACCACCCTCAGCACCCAGCAGACCGGCACGGCGTTCTTCCTTAACTCCTACCCCAAGCCTGCGCTGGGCTACCTCTACGTGAAGGATTTGCTCGGCGACGAGCTGTTCACGAAGGCCCTGCACACCTACATCCGCAACTGGCACGGCAAGCACCCCATGCCCTACGACTTCTTCAACTCCATGAACACGGGTGCCGGCCAAAACCTGAACTGGTTCTGGCAGCGCTGGTTTTTCGACGGCGGCTACCCCGACCTGGCCATTGCCAGCGTCACGAAAACCGCCACCGGCCACGACATCGTGGTGCAAGCCAAAGGCACCAAGCCCGTCCCGGTAGACCTGACGGTAACCTACGCCGACGGAAAAACCGAGAAACTGCACCGCACCGTAGCCGTCTGGCAGGCCGGCAACACCAGCGTGACGGTACCCGTGGCGGGTACCAAAGCAGTGAAGCGCGTGGAACTTGGCAGCACCTACGTGCCAGACAAGAACAAAGCGGATAATGTGTGGGAAGGGAAGTAA
- the lpxD gene encoding UDP-3-O-(3-hydroxymyristoyl)glucosamine N-acyltransferase, producing MEFTVGQIAEVLRGAVEGDASQRIDRLAKIEEAQAGSLAFLSNLKYEHHLYTTGASAVIVSRTLELRHPVSTALIRVDDPYTSFTTLLEFYQQATRTGKRGVEEPAYMAASSTIGDNHYRAAFSYIGENCTIGNDVVIFPHVFIGDRCKIGDGTILYAGAKIYAETVIGARCTIHAGAVVGSDGFGFAPQPDGSYRTIPQIGNVVLEDNVSIGANATIDCATMGATLIREGAKIDNLVQIAHNVEIGRHTVVAAQTGISGSTKIGDFCVLAGQTGLAGHLTLANRTTVTAQSGVGKSIKEEGVLLQGSPAFALRDSLRANAIFRHLPDLERRISQLERGTNPPEKS from the coding sequence ATGGAATTTACGGTAGGCCAGATAGCAGAAGTGTTGCGCGGCGCGGTAGAGGGCGACGCAAGCCAGCGGATAGACCGCCTGGCTAAGATTGAGGAAGCGCAAGCCGGGTCGCTGGCCTTCCTCTCCAACCTCAAATACGAGCACCACCTCTACACCACGGGCGCCTCGGCCGTGATTGTGAGCCGCACCCTGGAGCTGCGGCACCCCGTTTCCACGGCCCTCATCCGCGTCGACGACCCCTACACCAGCTTTACCACGCTGCTGGAATTCTACCAGCAGGCCACCCGCACCGGCAAGCGCGGCGTGGAGGAGCCCGCCTACATGGCCGCCTCCTCCACCATCGGCGACAACCACTACCGGGCCGCGTTTTCCTACATCGGCGAGAACTGCACCATTGGCAACGACGTGGTGATTTTCCCCCACGTATTCATCGGCGACCGGTGCAAAATCGGGGATGGCACAATTTTGTACGCCGGGGCCAAAATCTACGCTGAAACCGTTATTGGGGCACGCTGCACCATTCATGCCGGGGCCGTGGTGGGCTCCGATGGGTTTGGGTTTGCCCCGCAGCCCGACGGCTCCTACCGCACCATCCCACAGATCGGCAACGTGGTGCTGGAAGACAACGTGAGCATCGGGGCCAACGCCACCATCGACTGCGCTACCATGGGCGCCACCCTTATCCGGGAAGGCGCCAAGATTGATAACCTCGTCCAGATTGCCCACAACGTGGAAATCGGGCGCCACACGGTGGTAGCGGCCCAGACGGGCATTTCGGGCTCCACCAAAATCGGGGATTTCTGCGTGCTGGCTGGCCAGACGGGCCTGGCCGGACACCTCACGCTGGCCAACCGCACCACCGTTACGGCGCAGTCGGGCGTGGGCAAATCCATTAAGGAAGAAGGCGTGCTGCTGCAGGGCTCCCCCGCCTTCGCGCTGCGCGACAGCCTGCGGGCCAACGCCATTTTCCGGCACCTGCCCGACTTGGAACGCCGCATCAGCCAGCTGGAACGCGGCACAAACCCGCCGGAAAAGTCCTAG
- a CDS encoding PglZ domain-containing protein, which translates to MQQYSILWADDEIDLLKPHILFLKEKGYDVTGVNSGADAIEQVQEQNYDIVFLDENMPGLSGLETLTEIKAVKPTLPVIMITKSEEEHIMEDAIGSKIADYLIKPVNPSQILLAVKKVLDNKRLVSEKTNSGYQRDFRQLGMQLGDRLSPAEWADVYKKLVYWELEINETEGKSMAEVFNMQKDEANTYFGRFIQENYEDWVNGDDKDAPLMSHELFAKRVFPLLKETGDTPVYFLLIDNLRYDQWKVLEPIIAETFTVDSEETYYSILPTTTAYARNAIFSGMMPGDIQKKYPNLWVWDDDDEGKNMHEAEFMEIMFQKANQKHKFSYHKVTNLQAGKDLLGKMANLHNNYKLNAIVYNFVDMLSHARTDMAMIRELAADESAYRSITKSWFLHSPLYEMLQVIAEKKGKLIITTDHGTIRVKRPYKIVGDRNTNTNLRYKHGKNLGFDDTKDVYTVRKPERIFLPRENVSTAYVFTVGDYFFAYPNNYNYYVNYYKDTFQHGGISLEECIIPYITLTAKG; encoded by the coding sequence ATGCAACAATATTCCATTCTCTGGGCCGACGACGAAATCGACCTGCTCAAGCCGCACATTCTCTTCCTCAAGGAAAAAGGCTACGACGTAACCGGCGTCAACTCCGGCGCCGACGCCATCGAGCAGGTGCAGGAGCAGAACTACGACATCGTGTTTCTCGACGAGAACATGCCGGGCCTGTCGGGCCTCGAAACCCTCACCGAAATCAAGGCCGTGAAGCCCACGCTTCCCGTCATCATGATTACCAAGAGCGAGGAAGAGCACATCATGGAGGACGCCATCGGCTCCAAGATTGCCGACTACCTGATCAAGCCCGTGAACCCCAGCCAGATTCTGCTGGCCGTGAAAAAGGTGCTCGACAACAAGCGCCTCGTGAGCGAGAAAACCAACTCCGGCTACCAGCGCGACTTCCGCCAGCTGGGCATGCAGCTCGGCGACCGGCTCAGCCCCGCCGAGTGGGCCGATGTGTATAAGAAGCTGGTGTACTGGGAGCTGGAAATCAACGAGACCGAAGGCAAGAGCATGGCCGAAGTCTTCAACATGCAGAAGGACGAGGCTAACACCTACTTCGGCCGCTTCATCCAGGAGAATTACGAGGACTGGGTGAACGGCGACGACAAGGACGCCCCGCTCATGTCGCACGAGCTGTTTGCGAAGCGCGTGTTTCCGCTGCTCAAGGAAACCGGCGACACGCCCGTGTACTTCCTGCTCATCGACAACCTGCGCTACGACCAGTGGAAGGTGCTCGAGCCCATCATTGCCGAGACGTTCACCGTCGATTCGGAGGAGACTTACTACAGCATTCTGCCCACCACCACGGCGTATGCGCGTAATGCCATCTTCTCGGGCATGATGCCAGGCGACATCCAGAAAAAGTACCCCAACCTGTGGGTATGGGACGACGACGACGAGGGCAAGAACATGCACGAGGCGGAGTTCATGGAAATCATGTTCCAGAAGGCCAACCAGAAGCACAAGTTCAGCTACCACAAGGTGACCAACCTGCAGGCCGGCAAGGACCTGCTGGGCAAAATGGCCAACCTGCACAATAACTACAAGCTCAACGCCATCGTCTACAACTTCGTGGACATGCTCTCGCACGCCCGCACCGACATGGCCATGATCCGGGAGCTGGCCGCCGACGAGTCGGCATACCGTAGCATCACCAAGTCGTGGTTTCTGCACTCGCCGCTGTATGAGATGCTCCAGGTGATTGCCGAGAAGAAGGGCAAGCTCATCATCACGACGGACCACGGTACCATTCGGGTGAAGCGCCCCTACAAGATTGTGGGCGACCGGAACACCAATACCAACCTGCGCTACAAGCACGGCAAAAACCTGGGCTTCGACGACACCAAGGACGTGTACACCGTGCGCAAGCCGGAGCGCATCTTCCTGCCCCGCGAAAACGTGAGCACCGCTTACGTCTTCACCGTCGGCGACTACTTCTTCGCCTACCCCAACAACTACAACTACTACGTGAACTACTACAAGGACACGTTCCAGCACGGCGGCATCTCGCTGGAGGAATGTATCATCCCATACATCACGCTCACGGCGAAAGGGTAG
- a CDS encoding TonB-dependent receptor plug domain-containing protein, with protein MANFRFSCATGIALLFASAAHAQTQQTQATQQADCIQQPQSGTVIKIYCGPSRLLPHQQPLYVIDGKPLREESLQSINPNDIEKIDILKDKKAVERFGPAAINGAVLITTKPSKR; from the coding sequence ATGGCCAACTTCCGTTTTTCCTGCGCAACGGGCATTGCTTTGCTGTTTGCATCAGCGGCTCACGCGCAAACACAGCAAACGCAGGCCACCCAGCAGGCCGATTGCATTCAGCAGCCACAATCCGGTACGGTTATCAAAATATACTGTGGCCCTAGCCGCCTGTTACCTCACCAGCAGCCTCTTTATGTCATTGATGGCAAACCCTTAAGAGAAGAGTCACTTCAGAGTATCAATCCCAATGACATAGAGAAGATTGACATTCTGAAGGACAAAAAGGCTGTGGAACGCTTCGGACCAGCGGCCATAAACGGCGCCGTACTTATCACTACCAAGCCAAGCAAGCGGTAA